From the Bacillus tuaregi genome, one window contains:
- a CDS encoding ParM/StbA family protein — MNKKFNFAIDCGKSECKYVGKFDGTLHLSKFKNSVIEIDDLGTEIALNSFHVEYEERSFLVGDMVGDNTDFELSKQNHSHRLSIYLAITRLLEQAEKSKEPIAFAQINLSVNIPLSLYKSQQKKTEFAEYLRNNGQLIAMSVNGKPFTFRIQTIFLLPEGLGNVYQNMDKYRDKRVLIIDIGSLNVNYLELTNLVPQYDKMAVSTLGINILRGKIAETLSSKYGTMIADDVVEQIFKEKYLYLDGVKQVESKDIIEKMIENHVQMVINYAKSRKISFSNTSVVFVGGGSILLQDFLSQFPFAIIAPNPQFANVLSFFKVLEAKTIVKS, encoded by the coding sequence ATGAACAAAAAGTTTAACTTTGCCATCGATTGCGGAAAATCCGAGTGTAAATATGTCGGTAAATTTGATGGCACGTTACACCTTAGTAAATTTAAAAATAGTGTCATAGAAATAGATGATCTTGGTACTGAAATTGCATTAAATAGCTTTCATGTAGAGTATGAGGAAAGGAGTTTTCTGGTAGGCGATATGGTCGGCGATAATACCGACTTTGAGTTAAGTAAACAGAATCACAGTCACAGATTATCCATTTATTTAGCAATAACAAGGCTTCTTGAACAAGCTGAAAAGTCGAAAGAGCCTATTGCCTTTGCCCAAATAAACCTCTCCGTAAATATTCCCCTAAGTTTATATAAGTCCCAACAGAAAAAAACAGAGTTTGCTGAATACCTAAGAAATAATGGTCAACTAATTGCAATGAGCGTTAATGGAAAACCGTTCACATTTCGTATTCAAACCATCTTTTTACTTCCCGAAGGTCTTGGTAATGTCTATCAGAATATGGATAAATACAGGGATAAGAGGGTTTTAATAATTGATATCGGCAGTCTTAATGTGAATTACCTGGAACTAACTAACCTTGTACCGCAGTATGATAAAATGGCTGTCAGTACGCTTGGTATCAACATTCTGCGTGGGAAAATTGCCGAAACACTAAGTAGTAAATATGGCACGATGATTGCTGATGATGTTGTTGAACAAATTTTTAAAGAAAAGTATCTTTATTTAGATGGAGTCAAACAAGTCGAAAGTAAAGACATTATTGAAAAAATGATTGAAAATCACGTACAAATGGTCATTAACTATGCAAAAAGCCGAAAGATTTCCTTTTCAAACACATCTGTTGTTTTTGTTGGAGGCGGTTCAATACTTCTACAAGATTTTCTTTCGCAATTTCCCTTCGCTATTATCGCTCCAAACCCTCAATTTGCTAACGTCTTATCCTTTTTCAAAGTATTAGAGGCAAAGACCATTGTCAAATCGTAA
- a CDS encoding restriction endonuclease has product MAKKLTLQYDPDQSFQLDAISSVVDLFEGVPYQEQIDLPPGTMNDVTPNFSPDEFLDEILLFENLQMIQERNNEENRGSELEFSDDLFVDDGMVLEVAGNDSIRVPHFTVEMETGTGKTYVYLRSLYELRKRYGFSKFIIVVPSVAIYQGVIKSLNTMRNHFRQLYDNQDVTVIPYDSTKLGELNTFANNTDLTVMVMTIDAFNKASNNIFKHTEKLQGEWKPYEYIQATRPIMILDEAQNFETTKAKEAIRTLKPLFVLRYSATHRETPNLVYRLTPIDAFRNNLVKQIEVIGISELGNLNEGILRLLEIKRKPLSAIVRALVLEKGQLVERDITLKQGDDLFNKTKNRDYEQFIVDDIRYGKQEEEQIVSFENGITLSVSDSMLSKESIFRSQIERTISVHMQRQQALKSQGIKVLSLFFIDKVKNYTAQDGMIKRLFDESFERLKLHYDEFKALSALDVRQGYFAKPKADSSEEEAVDTEGKNQKQREMEKQAFELIMKDKERLLSFDEPVSFIFAHSALKEGWDNPNVFQICTLNQTSSTMKKRQEIGRGLRLAVDQEGKRAENHNINVLTVVANEQYESFVSRLQQEYIEDGVDAPPTPKTPEPSEVNRKDTIYKSEEFTEFWRKLNKKMSYKVSVDTEKLIEQCVEKINNAKFPSPLIEVSKGRFIMCEYKISLVALEEERAKLKIQMEDTRGSKIENEIYVEADDDLKKVTKDEKLRGFKVLHMGEIYGEPYVKFTNEITVKKYEPYKFQTEKAEKPKKQVEQAEKSTYPIPDFITRTANETNLTKKTIVEIFKRVTKEQKEKIFYNPEGWISEFLSQIRITLSDHIVDNIEFEIDDNTEVYDLDELFPEMVKQPQRELIEAGRAGLYDKVQVDSDVERDFIENQIKPDVEKDNTILYFKFPPKFKILLPKIIGNYNPDWAIVRNYDGKLKLELVRETKGGLKLEELRFPQEKRKILCAMKYFDKIGVSYRVVTSTSHDWMDLEESKQLSFKES; this is encoded by the coding sequence ATGGCGAAGAAACTAACGCTTCAATACGATCCTGACCAATCGTTCCAATTAGATGCCATTTCCAGTGTTGTTGATTTGTTTGAAGGAGTACCTTATCAGGAACAAATTGACTTGCCTCCTGGCACAATGAACGACGTTACTCCGAACTTTTCACCTGATGAATTCTTAGATGAAATTTTGTTATTCGAGAATTTACAGATGATTCAAGAACGAAATAATGAAGAAAATCGTGGTAGCGAATTGGAATTCTCCGATGACTTGTTTGTTGATGATGGAATGGTACTGGAGGTAGCGGGAAATGACTCGATACGTGTACCCCATTTTACGGTTGAAATGGAGACGGGAACGGGTAAGACCTATGTTTATTTGAGAAGTTTGTATGAGTTAAGGAAGAGATATGGCTTTTCGAAATTTATTATTGTTGTTCCAAGTGTTGCGATATATCAAGGTGTAATAAAGTCTCTAAATACAATGAGAAATCACTTCCGTCAACTGTATGATAATCAAGATGTAACGGTTATTCCTTATGATAGTACAAAATTAGGAGAATTGAATACTTTTGCAAATAATACTGATTTAACTGTAATGGTTATGACAATCGATGCATTTAATAAGGCAAGTAATAATATTTTTAAACATACAGAAAAGTTACAAGGTGAGTGGAAGCCTTATGAGTATATCCAGGCAACAAGACCAATAATGATTTTAGATGAAGCACAGAATTTTGAAACGACTAAGGCAAAAGAAGCAATACGTACACTAAAGCCTCTATTTGTACTTAGATATTCAGCGACACATCGGGAAACTCCCAATTTAGTTTATCGTTTAACTCCGATTGATGCTTTTAGGAATAATCTTGTTAAGCAAATTGAGGTAATTGGGATTTCTGAATTGGGCAATCTTAATGAGGGTATTCTACGTTTGTTAGAGATAAAAAGAAAACCACTTTCAGCTATAGTTAGGGCTTTGGTGTTGGAAAAGGGACAGTTGGTTGAAAGAGATATTACGTTAAAACAAGGTGACGACTTATTTAATAAAACAAAGAATCGTGATTATGAGCAATTTATTGTAGATGACATTAGGTACGGCAAACAAGAGGAAGAACAAATTGTATCGTTTGAAAATGGGATTACTTTGTCAGTGAGCGATTCAATGTTATCAAAGGAGAGTATCTTTAGATCTCAAATTGAAAGAACCATAAGTGTACATATGCAACGACAACAAGCATTGAAGTCACAAGGAATAAAGGTATTATCTCTGTTCTTTATTGATAAAGTTAAAAATTATACTGCACAAGATGGGATGATTAAAAGACTGTTCGATGAAAGTTTTGAACGTTTAAAACTCCATTACGATGAATTTAAAGCCTTATCTGCACTGGATGTAAGGCAAGGTTACTTTGCAAAGCCTAAAGCAGATTCTTCTGAAGAGGAAGCTGTTGATACTGAGGGCAAAAACCAAAAACAACGTGAAATGGAAAAACAAGCATTTGAACTAATAATGAAGGATAAGGAACGGCTCCTAAGTTTTGATGAACCAGTTTCTTTTATCTTTGCTCATTCGGCCTTGAAAGAGGGATGGGATAATCCAAATGTATTCCAAATTTGTACACTAAACCAAACAAGTTCAACAATGAAAAAGCGTCAAGAAATTGGGCGTGGATTACGACTGGCTGTTGATCAGGAAGGTAAAAGAGCTGAAAATCATAATATAAATGTACTAACTGTCGTGGCTAATGAGCAGTATGAATCATTTGTTTCACGATTACAGCAAGAATATATTGAAGATGGAGTGGATGCACCACCAACTCCAAAGACACCAGAACCAAGTGAGGTAAATCGCAAGGACACTATTTATAAGTCAGAGGAGTTTACCGAATTTTGGAGAAAACTTAACAAAAAAATGTCTTATAAAGTATCGGTTGATACAGAAAAACTTATTGAACAATGTGTTGAAAAGATCAATAATGCCAAATTCCCATCACCTCTCATTGAGGTTTCAAAAGGCCGCTTCATTATGTGTGAATATAAAATTTCGCTCGTTGCACTTGAGGAAGAGCGGGCAAAGTTAAAAATTCAAATGGAGGATACAAGAGGGAGTAAGATTGAAAATGAGATTTATGTAGAAGCAGACGATGACCTCAAGAAAGTAACGAAAGATGAAAAATTACGAGGTTTTAAAGTCCTTCATATGGGTGAAATATATGGTGAACCATATGTGAAATTCACTAATGAAATTACTGTTAAAAAGTATGAACCGTATAAGTTTCAAACTGAGAAAGCTGAAAAACCAAAAAAGCAGGTTGAGCAAGCAGAAAAGTCAACCTATCCAATTCCAGACTTCATTACTCGTACAGCCAATGAAACAAATTTAACAAAAAAGACAATAGTGGAGATTTTTAAACGAGTTACTAAGGAACAGAAAGAAAAGATTTTCTATAATCCTGAAGGTTGGATTTCAGAGTTTTTATCTCAAATTCGTATCACTTTAAGCGATCATATTGTTGATAATATTGAATTTGAAATTGACGATAACACTGAGGTCTATGATTTAGATGAACTTTTCCCTGAGATGGTTAAACAGCCTCAACGTGAACTGATTGAGGCAGGGAGAGCAGGTTTATATGATAAGGTACAGGTAGACTCAGACGTAGAGCGTGATTTTATTGAAAATCAAATCAAACCCGATGTTGAAAAAGATAACACCATCCTTTACTTCAAGTTTCCGCCAAAGTTTAAGATTCTTTTACCGAAAATAATCGGAAACTACAATCCCGATTGGGCAATTGTAAGAAACTACGATGGTAAATTGAAACTCGAATTAGTAAGAGAAACAAAAGGTGGATTAAAACTTGAAGAGCTTCGATTCCCACAAGAAAAACGTAAAATCTTATGTGCGATGAAATATTTTGATAAGATTGGTGTTAGTTATCGAGTTGTTACTTCTACAAGTCATGATTGGATGGATTTAGAAGAGTCTAAGCAGTTGAGCTTTAAAGAGAGTTAA
- a CDS encoding site-specific DNA-methyltransferase: protein MSIEELKKEQNEGYKEKILKLKELFPEAFSDNKLNLEILKAEINQIDDELVEDSLDEFYQLQWEGRNEARKLAFVPPEGTLKIIDGEGIQEEQAKNVFIEGDNLEVLRILQNSYKNRVKCIYIDPPYNTGSDFIYKDDFKESLEKYLLRTGQTDEQGLLTSNPKASGRFHANWLSMMYPRLKLAHNLLSDDGVILVSIDENEQPNLRKLMDMIFGEENFVAEFIWQKKKGGGNDSIFVAVEHEYVVLYAKSVSKLQPFYEQYSDEYLKRYSEEDDLGRFYWDTFKRKSGKQYYPITCPDGTILEYDDYGNKISWLRSQDRFNKDVEDGEIRFVKKEDGWSIHFKQRLPKGKKPRSILIDKGNTSSGSNELLELFGRNIFPNPKPVELIEYFISFLTKEDDIILDFFAGSGTTAHAVFEANKKDDGKRKFILIQIPEEIDDVEFSNIAEISKARIHKSIEKLNEEDGQVDRGFAVYKLTKTHLRKWSKYEGNDLSELNQNLDLFTLAPFTDDADEQDIVVEFMLNQGYPLDSNIKQEGSLWIIAHNKLKLLPLLIFLEEELDESLQQKLLSDYEKSTLICLDSALSNEQKIILSERLNVKTI from the coding sequence TTGTCTATTGAGGAATTAAAGAAAGAACAAAATGAAGGTTATAAAGAGAAAATTCTAAAATTGAAAGAATTATTTCCAGAGGCATTTTCAGATAATAAATTGAACCTTGAAATTTTAAAAGCGGAAATTAACCAAATTGATGATGAATTAGTCGAGGATTCTTTGGATGAATTTTATCAGTTGCAGTGGGAAGGTAGAAATGAGGCAAGGAAACTCGCATTCGTTCCCCCAGAAGGAACCCTAAAGATTATAGACGGTGAGGGAATACAAGAAGAGCAAGCAAAAAATGTTTTTATCGAAGGTGATAATTTAGAGGTATTACGTATTTTACAGAATAGTTATAAAAATAGAGTGAAGTGTATTTATATTGATCCTCCATATAATACTGGATCAGATTTTATTTATAAAGATGATTTTAAAGAATCGCTTGAAAAGTATTTGCTAAGAACAGGGCAAACAGATGAACAAGGGTTATTAACAAGTAATCCAAAGGCGAGCGGTAGGTTTCATGCAAATTGGTTAAGTATGATGTATCCAAGGTTGAAGTTAGCTCATAATTTACTAAGTGATGATGGAGTTATATTAGTTAGCATAGATGAAAATGAGCAACCTAATCTAAGGAAGTTAATGGACATGATTTTTGGAGAAGAGAACTTTGTTGCAGAGTTTATTTGGCAGAAAAAGAAAGGTGGAGGTAATGACTCCATATTTGTTGCAGTAGAGCATGAATACGTTGTGCTTTATGCTAAGAGTGTAAGCAAATTACAACCATTTTACGAACAATATTCAGATGAATATTTGAAAAGATACAGTGAAGAGGATGATTTGGGGAGATTTTATTGGGATACCTTTAAGAGAAAGTCAGGGAAGCAATATTATCCAATTACCTGTCCAGATGGAACAATTCTTGAATATGATGATTACGGGAATAAAATAAGTTGGTTAAGGTCGCAAGATAGGTTTAATAAAGATGTTGAAGATGGAGAAATTAGGTTTGTTAAGAAAGAAGACGGTTGGTCAATTCATTTTAAACAGAGATTACCAAAAGGGAAAAAACCTCGTAGCATACTGATTGATAAAGGTAACACAAGCAGTGGTAGTAATGAGCTTCTTGAATTATTTGGAAGGAATATTTTCCCTAATCCAAAGCCCGTAGAATTAATAGAGTATTTTATTAGCTTTTTAACAAAAGAAGATGACATTATTTTAGACTTTTTTGCAGGATCAGGAACCACTGCACATGCTGTCTTTGAAGCAAATAAGAAGGATGATGGAAAAAGAAAATTTATTTTAATACAAATACCAGAAGAAATTGACGATGTAGAGTTTAGTAACATTGCTGAAATATCTAAGGCAAGGATTCATAAATCTATTGAAAAATTAAATGAGGAAGATGGACAGGTAGACAGAGGATTTGCTGTTTATAAATTAACTAAGACACACTTGAGAAAATGGAGTAAATATGAAGGAAATGACCTTTCAGAACTTAATCAAAACTTGGATTTATTTACTTTAGCACCGTTTACAGATGATGCGGATGAACAGGATATCGTAGTTGAATTTATGCTTAATCAAGGTTATCCACTTGACAGTAATATAAAACAAGAAGGTTCCTTATGGATTATTGCACATAACAAGTTAAAGTTACTTCCATTATTGATATTTCTTGAAGAAGAATTGGATGAATCATTGCAACAAAAATTACTAAGTGATTATGAAAAATCTACACTTATATGTCTTGATAGTGCTTTATCAAATGAACAAAAAATTATTCTTAGTGAGAGATTGAACGTTAAAACAATTTAA
- a CDS encoding HEAT repeat domain-containing protein, which produces MDSYIEQILSTNMGTRKEAIKGIVEDPNNKQFIDELKKILETGPTYAKLDALSAYGRIIDKEDIDYLLTFLKHRDWHMRIEAIRCLCSLLGEDAIELITPFLEDKAYGVRSEVQELINKYQKSL; this is translated from the coding sequence ATGGATTCATATATTGAACAAATATTATCTACAAATATGGGAACAAGGAAAGAAGCTATAAAAGGAATTGTTGAAGATCCTAATAACAAGCAATTTATCGATGAGTTAAAGAAAATTTTAGAAACAGGGCCCACGTATGCAAAATTAGACGCTTTATCTGCATATGGGAGGATAATTGATAAAGAGGATATAGATTACCTTTTAACTTTTCTCAAGCATAGGGATTGGCATATGAGGATTGAAGCTATTAGATGTTTGTGTAGTTTATTAGGCGAGGATGCAATTGAATTAATAACTCCATTCTTGGAAGATAAGGCATATGGAGTTAGAAGTGAAGTTCAGGAACTTATTAATAAATATCAAAAAAGTTTATAG
- a CDS encoding PD-(D/E)XK nuclease family protein, with translation MNNDEMLQFIEEAFEENYELLRLEGGHSLSPHVKKLALEQVKHYWKKLRNLAENVSDTEVRLTLPQQKTPTGKSYTIQGVVDVVKEDDKVVMYDIKTHDVDFVRSNKKDYEGQLNIYSHIWQSIRGQRLDGTSIIAIGETDNLKKAKQRASQSNNEKVLEEAIEEWNPEVPIQLETEQVEEYIEEFGKVVDMIEGYQFCPPPVEKLHSKVQDNKTFAVHVCRNCDARFSCESFKEYAYTSSRAKSNFLAFYDDLGTEHERVEVIEANLDDQRFD, from the coding sequence GTGAATAATGATGAAATGTTACAATTTATCGAGGAAGCATTCGAAGAGAATTATGAGCTACTTAGGTTAGAAGGGGGACACTCCCTCTCCCCTCATGTTAAAAAATTAGCTTTGGAGCAAGTAAAGCATTATTGGAAAAAACTTCGGAATCTTGCTGAGAACGTTTCGGATACTGAGGTCAGATTAACGCTTCCTCAACAAAAGACACCTACGGGAAAGTCTTATACTATTCAGGGTGTTGTTGATGTTGTTAAAGAAGATGATAAAGTAGTCATGTATGATATCAAAACCCACGATGTGGATTTTGTTAGGAGTAATAAGAAGGACTATGAAGGACAACTGAACATTTATAGTCACATTTGGCAATCTATCCGAGGACAAAGATTGGATGGTACATCTATCATTGCCATAGGAGAGACTGATAATTTAAAAAAGGCAAAACAAAGAGCCTCACAATCAAATAATGAAAAGGTTTTAGAAGAGGCTATTGAGGAATGGAATCCAGAAGTTCCAATTCAATTGGAAACGGAACAAGTGGAAGAGTATATTGAGGAATTTGGCAAAGTGGTTGATATGATTGAAGGTTATCAATTCTGCCCTCCTCCTGTAGAGAAACTACATTCCAAAGTCCAAGACAACAAAACGTTTGCAGTACACGTTTGTCGAAACTGTGATGCCCGATTCTCCTGTGAATCATTTAAAGAATATGCATATACATCAAGTCGTGCTAAAAGTAATTTTTTAGCTTTTTATGACGATCTTGGCACAGAACATGAACGGGTAGAGGTAATTGAAGCGAATTTAGATGATCAACGGTTTGATTAG
- a CDS encoding ATP-dependent helicase has translation MGTKNGLTLDELFEMHAFKPNEGQREAILSLDGPLFLMAGPGSGKTRVLLWRTVNAIVFHNVQPEKIFLSTFTEKAAKQLKDGLQTILGAVTNVTGTPYDISRMYVGTVHSLCQKIIGDRRFIKNRTRVKPPILMDELDQYFYINSSSFWRMVEELLHVKEEEWRAEIKQYFGKRSESRHETTLSIISIFNRFSEENLSIDVIKEHAMIKQNDPLLHIAKLYEWYKQKLHTSNMVDFSLLQQRALDQLLESEHVINEFEHVVIDEFQDTNRIQEQLFFRLAKGYKNLCVVGDDDQALYRFRGATVENFVQFPQRSRLYLQTPPKEIKLNINYRSKKQIVSTYTNFIDKVSWVREDGEGYYRLHDKDIQAHNQDNDISVITTTPAKSEDVAEEIAQFVKKLIDEKKVEDPNQIAFLFPALKNNQHVKRMKRALEKEGINVYAPRAGRFLEVEEAKAMFGILTKVFGKPARQDFSGAYKDYHDWLDVIEEIVKELLQKDERLERFVNVKIEELKRCKEDYIRLLKTLNDNGWSLHDTYVPQTHKRMLSKTPMISQQTIRGLGSGRLDKIIEQRIKEGKPFSLQYILNRATSVDWNILDLFYRICGFPYFSQMFKLAEIGSDEGPICNLSMISEYLSRYMEQSRSVITGARLIEDHFSNDFFGRYVYGLFRVGETEVENEETPFPKGRVPFLTIHQSKGLEFPYVILGNPGKKNRGVPRAEEIVRPLVEGDNEPLERVPEFDTMRLFYVALSRAEKMLIISNLRGAGQKVEPAFKQLLEEMKYPLIPNVKISDMPRVEVKEDEIPKVYSYTSDYLLYLKCPRNYMVFKKYGFVPSRSQTMLFGSLVHQTIEDIHNRIISLRGDRSE, from the coding sequence TTGGGTACAAAGAACGGATTAACATTAGATGAATTGTTTGAAATGCATGCCTTTAAGCCAAACGAAGGGCAACGAGAGGCAATTTTATCATTAGATGGGCCACTATTCCTAATGGCAGGGCCAGGTTCGGGCAAAACAAGAGTCCTTTTATGGAGAACTGTAAATGCCATTGTTTTTCATAATGTACAACCTGAAAAAATCTTTTTATCTACATTTACAGAAAAGGCCGCAAAGCAGTTAAAAGATGGATTACAGACCATATTAGGAGCAGTTACCAATGTTACGGGAACACCTTACGACATCTCAAGAATGTATGTTGGTACAGTTCATTCACTATGTCAAAAGATTATTGGTGATAGACGGTTTATAAAAAATCGTACAAGGGTAAAACCGCCGATTCTTATGGATGAATTAGACCAATATTTTTACATAAATTCAAGTTCATTTTGGAGGATGGTTGAAGAATTGCTTCATGTAAAAGAAGAAGAATGGCGAGCGGAAATAAAACAATACTTTGGTAAGCGTTCGGAGTCACGTCATGAAACAACTTTATCCATTATTTCAATTTTTAACAGGTTTTCAGAAGAAAACTTATCAATAGACGTAATTAAAGAACATGCAATGATTAAACAAAATGATCCGTTGCTTCATATTGCTAAGTTATACGAATGGTATAAGCAGAAACTTCATACCTCAAATATGGTGGACTTCTCTCTTTTACAACAAAGAGCATTGGATCAACTACTTGAAAGTGAGCATGTAATTAATGAATTTGAACACGTTGTTATTGATGAATTTCAGGACACAAATCGAATTCAAGAACAACTATTCTTTCGATTAGCCAAGGGATATAAGAACCTTTGTGTAGTTGGAGATGATGACCAAGCCTTGTACCGCTTTCGTGGAGCTACAGTAGAGAATTTTGTTCAATTTCCACAACGTAGTCGGCTTTACTTACAAACACCGCCAAAGGAAATCAAGTTAAATATTAATTATCGTTCGAAAAAACAAATTGTATCAACATATACGAATTTCATTGACAAGGTTAGTTGGGTACGGGAAGACGGTGAAGGATACTATAGATTACATGATAAAGATATCCAGGCACATAACCAGGATAATGATATTTCTGTTATTACAACTACACCAGCAAAGTCTGAGGATGTGGCAGAGGAAATTGCTCAATTTGTAAAAAAACTCATTGATGAAAAAAAGGTTGAAGATCCCAACCAAATTGCATTTCTATTCCCTGCATTGAAAAATAATCAGCATGTAAAACGAATGAAGAGAGCTTTAGAAAAGGAAGGAATTAATGTATATGCTCCAAGGGCAGGGCGATTTTTAGAAGTAGAAGAAGCTAAAGCTATGTTTGGTATTTTGACAAAGGTATTCGGAAAGCCTGCACGTCAAGATTTCTCTGGTGCATACAAAGATTATCATGATTGGTTAGATGTTATTGAAGAAATAGTAAAAGAACTTTTGCAAAAAGATGAACGATTAGAGCGGTTTGTCAATGTAAAGATAGAAGAACTTAAAAGATGTAAAGAGGATTATATCCGATTATTGAAAACGTTAAATGATAATGGATGGTCATTGCACGATACATATGTCCCTCAGACACATAAAAGAATGCTCTCTAAAACACCAATGATTTCCCAACAAACAATTAGAGGATTAGGCTCAGGGAGATTAGATAAAATTATTGAACAAAGAATAAAAGAAGGTAAGCCATTTAGCCTACAATATATTCTCAATCGGGCAACATCGGTTGATTGGAACATCTTAGACTTGTTTTATCGTATATGTGGATTCCCATATTTTTCACAGATGTTTAAATTAGCCGAAATTGGTTCAGATGAAGGGCCAATTTGTAACCTCTCTATGATATCAGAATACTTGTCCCGCTATATGGAGCAATCAAGATCCGTTATAACAGGTGCAAGGCTAATTGAAGATCACTTTTCAAATGACTTTTTTGGTAGATATGTGTACGGTCTTTTTAGAGTAGGTGAAACAGAAGTTGAAAATGAAGAGACTCCATTCCCTAAAGGTCGTGTACCGTTCTTGACTATTCATCAGTCAAAAGGTTTGGAGTTTCCATATGTTATTCTTGGAAATCCAGGAAAGAAAAATAGAGGTGTACCAAGAGCCGAAGAGATTGTTAGACCATTAGTTGAAGGTGATAATGAGCCGTTGGAGCGAGTTCCAGAATTTGATACTATGAGATTGTTCTATGTTGCTCTTTCAAGAGCTGAAAAGATGTTAATAATATCAAATTTACGGGGTGCGGGTCAAAAGGTTGAGCCTGCATTTAAACAATTGCTGGAAGAGATGAAATATCCTTTAATCCCAAACGTAAAAATATCGGATATGCCAAGGGTTGAAGTTAAAGAAGATGAAATACCTAAAGTGTATTCATATACAAGTGACTATTTGCTCTATTTAAAATGTCCAAGAAACTATATGGTTTTCAAAAAGTATGGATTTGTTCCGTCACGTTCCCAGACGATGTTATTTGGTAGTCTTGTTCATCAAACCATTGAGGATATCCATAATAGAATCATTTCTTTAAGAGGTGATAGAAGTGAATAA
- a CDS encoding helix-turn-helix domain-containing protein, which translates to MKEERSVNENFSSMILYLRKKKNMSLREVSDVTGIDPAYIHKLEKGKRTSPSYPIIEKLALAYGVDTVDLLEVSSNNSGRSTVSLGQLLLSNNFTVDGVDDFSPSAKKALLDLIDLIVSFTWDKESMFEDIYEAMHAIDDLKQELYG; encoded by the coding sequence ATGAAAGAGGAAAGATCTGTGAACGAAAACTTTAGCAGTATGATCTTGTATCTAAGAAAGAAGAAAAATATGAGTTTGAGGGAGGTTTCTGATGTTACAGGAATAGATCCTGCTTATATCCACAAGTTAGAAAAAGGCAAGAGAACATCACCATCATATCCAATTATTGAGAAGCTGGCCCTTGCGTATGGAGTCGATACAGTTGACTTGCTTGAAGTAAGCTCGAATAATTCGGGTAGAAGTACAGTATCACTGGGTCAATTGTTGTTGTCTAACAACTTTACAGTGGATGGAGTAGATGATTTTTCTCCAAGTGCTAAAAAAGCACTATTGGATTTGATTGATTTAATAGTTAGTTTTACATGGGATAAGGAATCAATGTTTGAGGACATTTATGAGGCGATGCATGCGATAGATGATCTTAAACAAGAATTATATGGTTAA